In Verrucomicrobiia bacterium, one genomic interval encodes:
- a CDS encoding DUF58 domain-containing protein, with protein sequence MPETSKKFLFPEAISKIKGLEFKARLIVEGFITGLHKSPYHGFSVEFAEHRPYMTGDSVKNLDWKIFAKRDRYFVKEFEEETNLKAYLLLDCSASMGYSSQKISKFEYASYLAAALAYLLIRQKDAVGLVTYDQAIKGYLPPSSKRVHLGPLLTTLEHTQPSSKTKTAPTLHQMAERIKRKGLVILLSDLLDNPEEVLFGLKHFRHKGHEVIVFHILDPMERTFAFHKEAIFEDLETGEKINTLPWQVRREYQKAVEEFSRHYLSECRKNLIDYQLLDTSMPFDRALFGYIAKRERLF encoded by the coding sequence ATGCCGGAGACCTCCAAAAAATTCCTTTTCCCGGAAGCGATCTCCAAAATCAAGGGGCTGGAGTTCAAGGCCCGCTTGATTGTGGAAGGGTTCATCACCGGCCTGCACAAAAGCCCCTACCACGGCTTTTCGGTGGAGTTCGCCGAGCACCGCCCCTATATGACCGGCGACTCGGTTAAAAATCTGGACTGGAAGATTTTTGCCAAGCGGGATCGCTACTTCGTCAAGGAATTCGAGGAGGAAACCAACTTAAAGGCCTATCTGCTTTTGGACTGCTCCGCTTCAATGGGCTACAGTTCGCAAAAAATCTCGAAGTTTGAATATGCCTCCTATCTGGCCGCCGCGCTGGCTTACCTTTTAATCCGCCAAAAGGATGCCGTGGGACTGGTGACCTACGACCAGGCCATTAAAGGCTACCTGCCTCCGAGTTCCAAACGGGTGCACTTGGGCCCACTTTTGACCACCCTCGAGCATACCCAACCCTCGTCCAAGACAAAAACGGCCCCCACGCTGCATCAAATGGCCGAGCGGATTAAACGGAAAGGGCTGGTGATCCTGTTGTCCGATTTGCTGGATAATCCGGAGGAGGTGCTTTTTGGTTTGAAGCATTTCCGCCACAAGGGGCACGAGGTGATCGTTTTTCATATTCTGGATCCGATGGAGCGCACTTTTGCCTTTCACAAGGAGGCGATTTTCGAGGATTTGGAAACCGGCGAAAAAATCAACACCCTCCCCTGGCAGGTACGCCGGGAGTATCAAAAGGCGGTGGAGGAGTTTTCCCGCCATTATTTGTCCGAATGCCGCAAAAATTTAATCGACTACCAGCTCTTGGACACGTCGATGCCGTTTGACCGCGCCCTTTTCGGCT